Part of the Pseudodesulfovibrio mercurii genome is shown below.
GTTCCTCCTGGCTCAGCCCGAACTCCTGCTGCAACCGCTGGTAGCCGAGCGCCTCTTCCACGGCGTTCAGGTCCTCGCGCTGCAAATTCTCGATCAGAGCGATGGCCAGGCTCTCCTGGTCGGTCATCTCCCGAACCAGGGAGGGGATGTCCGTGAGCCCGGCCTTCCTGGAGGCGCGCAGCCGCCGCTCACCGGCGACCAGCTCGTATTTGCCCTTGCCAAGGGGGCGGACCAGGATGGGCTGGAGCACGCCGCGCGTCTCGATGGAGGCGGCCAGGTCGTTCAGGGCCTCCTCGGAGAATTCGCGCCGGGGCTGGTGCGGGTTGGGGGTGATGGCCCCCACCGGAATCAGGCGCACCTCGGCGGCATCGGCCGTGACCTTTTCATCCTCGCGCACGCCGCCCAGCAATGCATCCAATCCCCGTCCAAGTCCCCTGTTCGTCGCTGTCATATATGACTCCTGTCTCGCTGGTAATTCAATCCTTGCCCAAAAATGCTTGAGTGCCTATAACGCCCCGAAGAAAACCATACGGAGCGAACATGTCCGATCAGATCAACGAACTCTTCGACAAGGACGGCAACCTCATCGGCGCCCTGCTGACCGCCGAGGCCTGGACCACGGTCCGCGCCCTGGTCATGGATGCCCTCGGGGTGAACGAGAACGACGCGCCCGACGCGCCCGAAGTAAAGCCCGAGCCGCTGGCCGACTGGGAAACCCTCACGCAATATTGGGATTTCCCGTATGCCGTGGACATGGACGTGGCCTGCGAAAACTGCGGCAACCGCACCGAGGACTGGTCCTCTGATGAGCCGCGTAAGTTCCGCCTGACCAGCGCGAACCTCGCCGGGCTGGTGGCCTTCCAGTGCATGGACTGCCGGGCCAAGGTGGTCAAGAAGCACTTCAAGGACGAGATCGTCACCGAATGCACGCCCTACCGCGAGGAGAAGATCACCTCCAAGGAAGGGCGGTACTGATCACCCATCGCTCACGCCCGCGCCGCTCGATCATCACGATGCGGCGCTCCCGTCAAAGAACCCGTCAGGCCCCGGCCGTGGAGCTGCGCTCCACTTCCTGGGCCAGCGCCAGGTACGCCTCCGCACCCCGCGACTTGATATCGTAATTGATCACCGGTTTACCGAAGCTCGGCGCCTCGGACAGACGCACGTTCCTCGGAATGATCGTCTCGAACAGGTGCTGGGGGAACGCCTTGCGTACCTCGTTTTTCACCTGCCACGACAGCCGGTTTCTCGAATCGTACATGGTCAGGACCACGCCGAGGATATCGAGCCCCGGATTGAGCCGCTTGCGGACCAGCTCGTAGGTCATGAGCAACTGCGCGATGCCCTCCAATGCGTAATACTCGCACTGCAACGGCACGAGCAGCTCGTCGGCCGCGCACAGGGCGTTGACCGTCAGCAGGCCGAGGGAGGGGGGGCAGTCGATGAGGATGAAATCATACTCGGGGTCCGCCTGGTCGATGAGTTCGCGCAGGTAGAACTCACGTCCGAACTTGTCCACCAGCTCGATCTCCGCGCCGACCAAGTCCTGCGTTCCGGGCAGGATGTCCAGGTAGGGTATGCCGGTCGGGAGGATGGCCTTGCCGATGTTCTTCGGCTCGAAGAGCACGGTGTAGATGTTTTCGCGCTTATCGCCGGGGTAGAAGCCGAGCCCGCTGGAGGCGTTTCCCTGGGGGTCGCAGTCAACCAGCAGGACGCGCTTTTCCATCACGGCCAGGGAGGCCGCCAGGTTGATGGCGGTGGTGGTCTTGCCCACGCCGCCCTTTTGATTCGCAATCACGATTCTTCTCGCCACATGACCCTCGCTTTCGAGCTGCATTCGGTGCGTTCGAGACTCCGTCGTTTGTTTCACGTGAAACAATTAACCCCTGAACAGGCGGTGTTTCACGTGAAACATTGTCCTCTTGTCGTTTCGATTGTCGTAGGCGGAAAAAAAGGCAAAGGCAAGGGGAGAGGGTGGAATAGGGAGAAAAAGACACAAAAAAGGGCGGCTGACGCCGCCCTTGATGATCGTGATGATCAGCGCCTATTTGCCGTAGTATTCGTGATACCACTCGATGAACTTGCGGATGCCTTCCTCGATGGTGGTGTCCGGCTTGAACCCGACGTCGGCCTGAAGGTCGGAGACGTCCGCCTCGGTGGCCGGGACGTCGCCCGCCTGCATGGGCATGTAGTTGTAGATGGCCTTCTTGCCGACAACCTCTTCGATGACCTCGATGTACCGAGACAGCTCGACCACGGTGTTGTTGCCGATGTTGTAGATCTGGTAGGGGACCGAGCTGGTGCACGGGTCCGGATGGTCGCCGTCCCAGTCGGGGTTCGGGGTGGCGGTGCGCTGCATGACCCGGACAACGCCCTCGACGATGTCGTCGATGTAGGTGAAGTCGCGGCGCATCTTGCCG
Proteins encoded:
- a CDS encoding ParA family protein gives rise to the protein MARRIVIANQKGGVGKTTTAINLAASLAVMEKRVLLVDCDPQGNASSGLGFYPGDKRENIYTVLFEPKNIGKAILPTGIPYLDILPGTQDLVGAEIELVDKFGREFYLRELIDQADPEYDFILIDCPPSLGLLTVNALCAADELLVPLQCEYYALEGIAQLLMTYELVRKRLNPGLDILGVVLTMYDSRNRLSWQVKNEVRKAFPQHLFETIIPRNVRLSEAPSFGKPVINYDIKSRGAEAYLALAQEVERSSTAGA